A region of Zeugodacus cucurbitae isolate PBARC_wt_2022May chromosome 5, idZeuCucr1.2, whole genome shotgun sequence DNA encodes the following proteins:
- the LOC105220392 gene encoding 39S ribosomal protein L16, mitochondrial — translation MLANIRMKFWCPMQLNAAGMKYFAPQKKSDYVEKVERPKLRVMERVPQYPPNIRPPKMQKRLKFMRGPEIVHNDFIHKQYGIIAESGGRLRWGHFEMLRLTIGRKMDINRMFAIWRVPPPWQPVTKKGQGQRMGGGKGAIDYYVTPIKKGRVILEIAGNCEFSEVKPFLDIVAQQLPFKARVISHTMLNDSENTEHDLSNSYIKYIIQNNLSGCHKWLSPVDHKWFGKYN, via the exons ATGTTGGCGAACATTAGAATGAAATTTTGGTGTCCTATGCAGTTGAACG CTGCTGGAATGAAATACTTTGCACCCCAGAAAAAAAGTGATt ATGTAGAAAAAGTGGAGCGCCCAAAACTTCGAGTAATGGAGAGAGTGCCACAGTATCCGCCAAATATCCGACCCCCAAAAATGCAGAAGCGCTTAAAATTTATGAGAGGGCCTGAAATTGTTCATAACGATTTTATACATAAACAATATGGAATAATTGCGGAAAGTGGTGGTCGTTTGCGATGGGGTCATTTTGAAATGCTAAGGCTAACAATCGGTCGCAAAATGGACATTAACAGAATGTTTGCAATATGGAGAGTCCCGCCTCCCTGGCAACCTGTAACAAAAAAAGGCCAAGGACagcgtatgggaggtgggaaaGGCGCTATCGACTATTATGTTACACCAATAAAGAAAGGCCGCGTTATTCTAGAAATTGCTGGCAACTGTGAATTTTCTGAAGTGAAACCATTTTTGGATATAGTGGCGCAGCAATTACCTTTCAAAGCTCGTGTTATATCACACACTATGTTAAATGATTCGGAAAATACAGAACATGATCTGTCAAATagttatataaagtatataatacaaaataatttgagCGGTTGTCATAAATGGTTATCTCCTGTGGACCACAAATGGTTTGGGAAATATAATTAG